The sequence below is a genomic window from Nicotiana tomentosiformis chromosome 6, ASM39032v3, whole genome shotgun sequence.
tgagtttgaaaataaaagaggagGTTACCAAGGAGATCAATGACAAGGTCCTTCGAGTGGTCGAGCATCTGACTTGGATATCTAATACGTATCCgtaccaaagaaagatgggaaggtcagGGTATGCATCGACTATAGATATCTGAAATGAgtaagtcctaaggatgatttcccgctGCCAAACATACATATCTTGATTgataattgtgccaagcatgaagtCCAAtcctttgttgatttctttgcgGGATATCACCAGATCTAGATGGATGAAGAAGACGTAGAGAAAACAGTCTTCATCATGCTATGGGGTGTGTATTGTtataaaatgatgccatttggtttaaagaatgccgaagctacttacatgagggccatgactacCCTTTTTCATGATATGATACATAAGAAGATCGAAGATTATATGGATGACGTAATCATCTAATCCAAgaagatcctagatcaaatagttGATCTAAGAAAGTTTGACCGCCTGCGGAGATACAATTTGAAACTGAACCCCACAAAATATGCCTTCGGGGTCCCCATCAGAAAGCTACTAGGTTTCATTGTCAGCCACCGAGGAATCGAGCGAGACCCgtcaaagatcaaagccatccaaGATCTGTTGccgccaaagaacaagaaagatgtgatgatcTTCTTGGGtcgtctcaattacatcagccattTCATAGCGCAGTCAACGAtaatatgtgagccaatcttAAGGATGTTGAGAAAAGATGCTGCAACATgatggactgaagaatgccaaaaggcttttgataaaatcaaggagtatttgtcCAAACCTCATGTGCTGGTCCAACTGAAGCCCGGGAGACCTTTACTATTGTACTTTTCCATGTTGGATGGAGTATTTGGATACGTCTTAGGACAATATGACGAGATCGGAAGGAAAGAGCAAGCCATATACTACTTGAGCAAAAAGTTCACACCCTATGAAGCTCTGTACTCTTTATGGAGCGCACTTGCTGCACCTTGACATGGATAGCCCGGAAACTAAGGCACTATTTTTGCGTCTACACCACATACctcatatcaagaatggatcCCCTAAATTATATTTTCCAGAAACATATGCCTACTGGCAAGTTGGAagatattgctgagtgagttcgacattgtTAATGTTACCCAAAAGGCAGTCAAAAGGCAAGCATTGGTCGATCACCTGGCAGAAAACCCTGTGGGTAGAGAGTACAAACCATTGAAGACATATTTTCCCGATGAGGAGACATCTTTCATATGGGAAGATATTTGCGAAGAttatgatggttggagaatgttcggCATCAGAATTATCCTGGTATCGAAAACCggccaacactatccggtatccgcCAAGCTCAGGTTCCCATGTACCAAACATATGGTGGAATATAAGGCTTGCATTATGGGACTTATGTTGGCAATCAACATGAACATCCAGGAATTATTGGTAATTGGAGACTCAGACTTGTTGATACATCAGGTACACGGGGATTGGTCCAgcaagaataccaagatatttccATACTTGAATTGCATGCAGGGATTGATCAAGAGATTTGTAAAGAAGAATTCAAGCATGTTCCCCTAATTCAGAACGAGTTTGTAGATGCATTGGCCACCCTGTCTTCCATGATATAACATCCAGATAAGAATTATATCGACCCCATCCTGATAGAGATGTGCAAACAACCTGCCTACTATGCTCATGTCGAAGTAGAATTTGATGGGAATCAATGGtttcatgatatcaaggagtacctGGAATAGGGAGAATACCTAGAAAAATCCACACATACTCAAAAGCGCAAATTACGGAGACTAGCCAATCATTTCTTTTGGAGTGGAGGAATTCTATATAGACGGACTCCTGATCTCGGGTTGTTAagatgtgtggatgccaaagaagcaTCAAGGCTACTTTAAGAGATACATGCCAGAACATGCAGACCTCATATGAAAGGATTATTTCTAGACAAGAAGATACTAAGGGCATGATacttctggatgactatggagacTGACTGCATCAAGTATGTGCAGAAATGCCACCTGTGTCAGGTACATGCTGACATGATACGGGTTCCACTCCAATAAAGTCAATGTGACGAGCTTGccttggccttttgccgcttgggTAATGGATGTCATTAGCCCAATCGAGCCTGTTTCCTTCAATGGACACAAATTTATCATGGTagccattgattacttcaccaaatgggtcgaagccGCCTCCTACAAAGCCATGACAAAGAAGGTCATAGCAGATTTTGTTCGAGATCGTATTGTCTGCCGATTCGGGGTGCCCGATTCAATTATCACTGACAATGACACCAACATCAATATTGTTCTGATGCAAACCATGTTCaggcattcaagatcaagcaccgCAACTCCACCGCATATAAACCTCAGATGAATGACGCCTTGGAAGCTGCCAACAAGAATattaagaagatactaaggaagatgATGGATAACTACAAACAATTGcatgagaagttaccatttgcttTGCTTGGATAAACTAGGGAAACACCCTATCTATTGGTTTATGGTACTAAAGTCGTTATACCCATCGAGGTAGAAATTCCTTCAATACGGGtcatacaagaagctgagcttagtgatgcagaatgggtacATAGTTGATATGATCAGTTGGCTCTCATCGACGGGAAAACAATGAACATGGTGTGTCATGACCAACTTTACAAGAACAGAATGGCAAGGTCTTTCAATAAGAAGGCTAGACCAAGAAAGTTCACACCAGGGCAACTAATTTCGAAGCGAATCTTCCCACATCAAGATGAGGCAAAGGGTAAATTGTCACCAAACTGGCAAGGTACTTACATGATTCACCGAGTGTTGACAGGATGAGCACTCATACTAGCATAAATGGATGGAAAAATATGGATAAAGCCTATTAATACGGAAGtcgtcaaaagatattatgtctaaGATTGTATTCACACTTTCTTCTTGATGTAACATAAACTACGCTTgactgattcccgtttaagaggggatacataggcagccctgtgggtttggttacattataataaaatttccattttcttccATGATCAAAGGATTAGGGCAAACTTTGAATTTCATCAGATCCGATATCATCACACCAAGAGTCACTAGAAAAGGATTCTTGGAAATATATATTAGGGCATCACAATCCTAACATAGGACAAGGacgttgcaatgtctcaaaatgTGTCAGAGTCTATGATTTGACAAAACTGTCCATTTTACGCATTGTCACACATTTTAATAACTGCATTCTTTATGACTGACCCATTACAAAATGCATATTTTCGAAACTCAATTTTTGTGATAGCCAAAGGCTACCTAGGCTAGCTCAAAGAACATAAGTGTCAAGCTCAGAAGCTTGAGGCTAGCTCTGCCTCCATCTTTACAATGCTAAACATTGTCTGCATCTGCATTAGGGTCAAGCATGACCCTTCTACTTGCATAGGGCTAAGTTCTGCCCTCATacttgcatgaggttaagctctGTCTCCATCATTACATAAGGCTATTCATTGCCTTCCTCTGCATAGGACTAAGCACTATCCTTATTACTTACATAGAGCTAAGCACTGCCCTTATTATTTGCATAGGTCTAAGCACTGCCTTCAtacttgcataaggctaagctgtgCCTCCAtcatttcataaggctaagcagtCTTCCTCTGTATAGGGATAAGCATTGACCTCATTATTTGCATAGGGCAGCACTGACCTCATACTTGCATTAGGCTTATCTCTACCTctatcattgcataaggctaggcATTGCCTTcctctgcataaggctaagcactgccctcatcatttACATAGGACTAAGCACTGTCCTCAtacttgtatgaggctaagctatgcctcaatcattgcataaggctaagcattgcctttccctgtatagggctaagcactacACTCATCATTTGCATAGGGATAAGCACTGTCCTCATAGTCgtacaaggctaagcactgccttcctccATTCCTGCATAAGGCTAAACCCTGCCTTCATCACTTGCATATGGCTAAGCACTACATATCGCTTTTTTAGAATAGTCAAGTATTGCCACAtccttgcatttcatgggctgagaTATCTCCACATtatccgaaggcgtcatagtccaaaggcatCAAATTCATAGCCCAatgacaccattccatggcctaagGATCTCAAAGATGCACATcgttattcaaaggcgtcatagtccgaaggcaccatcctcatggcccaagGGCACCATTTCATAGCCTAGCGAATCCCTTCATTATAAGTTTCATGGACCTGGACGTcatagtctaaggacatcatTTGCATCGTCCGAAGATATCTTACATGatccgaagggaatttgcatgATGTTCAAATTATTGCACTTGCAACAATGGTATTATAACTGTTATGTATGCGTGTGTTTTTGTATTCACTGTATTCTAAGATTTGCAGGTAACACGAAAGGTAACTGTTATTCAAATAGGAGCAATTCTCACTCTGGTTTCCATTCAAATGTTCACGTTCCTTTAATATCTCCAAGTAACCTCCAACCAATAGTTGAGCATTTCCTTTTTCGTAACTATTCCCCAATTACATCACCTCACGCGTCCGTAAAGATCGATTCCGCATTATTGTCATCTTTACTCTCCATATGTGATATCAACCATTCACGACACCGTCCTATCCAGAGAAAATTATTCTTTAAAGTTTGCAATCTTTCTACATTGATTTCATAGGCCTTATTCGCCTTTGGATCCAAAACTACACGCGGCCTGATTCTCAGGATATGTATGTAGCTCAAGGACCAGGGTTTGACCCCCATATTTTTAAACATCTCATTCGGACAAAATTGACTATTATCTTGATGTCTTTACTAGACAAAAGCCTTTGAGGGTTGATATATTTTGTAATGTATTTTTATGTTTTAAGGTGTATTCATGGGATATTTCCCTACATTATTACTCCATGAAATGCTTTAAATATCAATCTATTATTTTCATAGCATTTATTATCATGAAAGTTTTATACAAATAATTTTAattgataaatatttatttattattctctTAAAATTATTTCCGAGTGATTGGTTATCCAAACTAGTTTTTACTATATTTTTATGCATATTGTATAATATTTACATCATTTCATACAATTGCATTTGCATTTTTATACAATTTACATATTATTTGCAATAATAGACGATATTTTACAATAATTATATTTATCATGCTATTTAGGTCAAAATGGTACTTTTACATTTTTACAATTATAATATACTATTTTAAAATTGttaatttcaaaaatagaatttttatcattttatagtcATTTTTATAATTTACTTTAATTAATTTTCATGTGTTTAAATTATGGCCTAATTAAGCTAATTTTCGGACTAAAACAGGCCCAACACCTGCGACCCAATACCCTGTAACCCATCTGTGACCCGTTATCTGCCCCACCTCACTCGTTAAAATATCAGCCTATATCCCCTTACCCGAAACCCTAGCCCATTCTCACCCCACAACCGCCTCTCAATCCTCTATACTCCCTTCCTCTCTATAAAACCCTAACCACCTCACTCACAAAATCTTCTCCGAATCTGTCCAGACCATGGAACCTTTCCATGATTCGCTTGCCTTATCTGTGTTATCTCGTCATTACTCATACGTTAATGGCATTACATAGTACTTGCTCGATTTTGGCAAGTACTATCTTTCAAAATCGGGCATGACCAACTTCAATCTTTGAATTCAGACAATAATTCGTCAATATAAATGCGAAGAGAGATGATTCTTACACTCACAGGCCAATTAACAATCTTGGAACCCTAGCTAGGGTTTGAAAGTTGATTTCTTTCCTTTACAGGTTGTTTCACTAATTGCATGTgatttttcttttccttgtttATGCCTAATCAATTTCTTTCCTTGTTTGTTCGCCTAATCAAATACTATATAAACCCTTTTCCCCGTTTCCCCTAAAGAGACTTTTAGTCGCTAATATCTCTTATTCATACTAGTTCTATTTTGTCTGGTTCTCTAAGAACTACTGTTGTTTGGATTctattcttggccggctgaaagccaaggactTCTTGGTACTGCTCAAAACCCTCCTATAGTACAAGCACTGTTCGGAGCCTTTGAGGCTTTTGTGAACTCTAAAATGCTGGAGACCCTGAGTTTCTCATTGATATCATTCATTTGTAACTGCTGTGGAACTACTGTTAAAACTCTTGTCTTctcatttttgctcatttctctTTGCCACCAGTTCGTGCTCTTTAATCCTTTAGTTTAATTGTTACATGAATATGTTTAAATTACCTCTTTACTTGTTCATATTTATGTGCATTCTATATTCCACTACTGTCTAAACTTGGTTTTTTTGCAATATGTGAATCAAAATATTGTAGTGTGTTACATGCTTTGCTGCAATTTCATTGTCAAGGTATTGTTCTGAGGATTCAGGTCAAGTATTTTTCGTTTGAGTTTAATCATCTCTAATGTGGTCTATTTCACATGTAATTGCACTTACCTATGTGTATGTAATGGACCTATAGAACCCCTTTGTTCCTTTAGGAATTAGGTGAATACATGATGTTTGATTTGCTAATTGCTATACTTATAAACCATGTATATAGGATTGATTTGCCTTAGAATTTCATGATAAACCTCCCATATAGGAACTTATGTGTTCTTAGGATTAAGTCTAAATCATGTATACATGATGTTTTGTCTTAAACTTTCATGACCTTTCCTGCAAGAATTTCTGTTTACTTATGTGCCTAGGACTAAGTCTTGAACATTATAGAGGATATGTCTTTAAGGTATTCCAATAGATGTATGTTTTTCCTGAACATATGTGATTTTGTGCATTCTCTTAAGTATTGCACTCAAGGCATATGCATGTAAGATTTTCATGTAATTGGTAAAGTTGTTCTTGTCCTGTCTATGTGCTCTCAAATCTCCTAAAAATCCCACTTAGGGAATCATGTTTCTTGGTTGGTCTGTGAATCTCAAAGATTAAATTTTTGTGTGTATGTTTCTTGCATGAGTGCTAAGTTGTGTGAATAATGTGTTTGCATATCGTCCACTTACATCTTTGGTATCATGTTGGATGAATGAGTTTGTTTGGGAATTTGGGCTTGGCCTGGTTTGGGAACCACGTGCTTTGTCCGTCTAACCGCATGCACCTGGAGCTTGGGCCTGTTGGTTTCATGAAGTTCAAGGTTGTTGAAGGCCCATATTTGTCATTGGGTTATTTGTGTATTTGTATTGGGCATGTAATTATTCATTCTGGGTCTGTAATTATTTGTAAAATTGGTAATGGGGAAAATAGATAAAGAGGGGCCTGGGATAGTTTAATTCTCGCATACTTGGGTAGATAACATACCTATAGGTCCATATAACCTTGCCTTCTACTTGTCAATCATGCTTTATTACTGTGTATTACTGGTTAATGGATATCATACCCATAGGACCTTAAACTTGCCTATTTCTCCTAGAAATCATGAGTTTAGGACCTCACACAATTGGTAAGTAAACATTGCCTATGTGATTTACAGCTTcatctagaaatcatgtatgCAAGACTTATTACATGCTAATTTGCTCAACTATCTGCTACTACACTTAGAAATTATGTCTTAGGACTCAACTTAGCAATCATTTCTATAGAACCTTATGTTAAATAATCAAACTATTTGTGCTACCTTATTTTAAGAACTGTGCTCTTAATGCTTTACACCTAGAAGCCATGTCTATAGGATTGTAAGCAATAACTCTTACTACTTAACTGCTGAACCGTGTAAACTAATGAATCatctagagatcatgcctataaaATTTAACAATGAAGTCTGCTTTTATTATGTTATCAAtgtagaaaccatgtctataggtttgATGTCCAATTGGACCATATTCTTTTACTATCACAACTTCACCTAGAGTTCATGTTTTAGGTCCAAATCGAGTAATTTGATAATGTGAACTAATTCATAAACTATCTGGCCTTATCTCACAAATAGAAAGCATGTTCATAGGACAATTCGCTTTTGATTCTGCCACTTCTTTACAACTGTTTAATTGGTAATTGCTTGACATTCATTTGCAAAGGTAAATGTGTGTCTAGTTATGCTAATTGTGCTTCTCTGAAGTCCTGTTTGTTTAAATCTTTGGCGCCTAGTCCTTTAATTTTGAGACGCCTAGGatgagtctagaaccacccataTAGTTGTCCAACACCACCTGGACAATAGGCATGGGATGGGTAGGCACATTTacggtacgacttagaattgaattagtacgctttaggtaaacaacttaaagataatAATCGGGTAgctggagatgatagtctgtgctcaCTGAATAATATGAGAAACCATTGCACTTAAAggttgcaaagtattatttatgttgtatgAGGTGATTCTTCAGGATAAAAAATTTAGGACCCCCCACCGTGTATGATTGCCCCGATATATTTTTGTAATTAGTATTTAGATTTGTTTAAGTATGTTTAACAACTTTATAACCAAAGGTTGTACCAATTCATATTAGCCAATGAATGAAGTATGTTCTGTCAAATTATTGTTTTTGCATTACTTCCGTACTACTTCTTTAAATTAGTTAATTGTTAGTAATTGGACTATATGCGATCATTTTGCTCTACCTAGAATAATTACTTGCTTTGAACGTTTATTCCCTTAGCTTAACAATGTATTAATTTGCATGCTCACTTAGgataattatttaataatttaatattcCCACATAGTATAAAATTCAGTTGGGAACCACAGTTTTGGACCTCGAGGACCGCCTAACACTTCTtttcaaggtaatttgagcccttactcgATCTCTGGTGACACAGACTAGTTAAGACAGAGTTATTTataaataggttccctaacgcacctcaaaagcATTAGGTTATGACTATCCTCTTTTAATaatcatttaaaagagttgttacatgtcgaaacccgcttcCGCGAGAAAATGGGGCATGACACTTCCTACTTTCCGGTGACTAAACTTTAGGGTATTGGGAAGTAGATTAGACTCCTTTTCTTTGAAGAATAGTTCCTGAACAGTTTCTGACACTTGAAAGGACGCACGTCTCTTTGAATTTAATGAGTCGAATATGTGTTCTCCCGTGATTCAAGAAAATACTTTTGCCAGTTATCAAGGTAATGATGGCTTTGCATTCTGCCACCTATAAACTTCTCCCCTTCTTACCACTTTTACCTTTCACTTTTACAAATCTTTGTTCTTCGAATTTTCTTAGAACTTTTCTGCAACTCCCTCTTTCTCAGTAAAACTTTCATATTCAGAGTTTCTATCACCATGTCTTCTACTACCTCTTCCCCCAGTTACTTAGGCACTTACATCGACGGCGACCCATCCAAGAAGAATAAATACAAGGAAGCCGATGCCAGTCCTCTTACTATTAGCACAATCATCCCCTCACAACTAAATTGTGAGATGGATATCCATGTTCAACATTAATCCCCTAACCTTAAAAATGATAGGAATAGACATATCAGTAGatatccttcttccattcgtTCTGCTAGTATTTCCATTATGAAATAAGATTGTGGCTAGAATAACATTAATGTTTTAGCCCCTAATGAATTGGAAAGGTCACTTTTCATAAACCAGGTTACATGTACATCTACACGTACCCTTTCACTTTAAGAATGGGCCGAGAAAACGATCCCATCATTTTATAATTTTGCCAAAACTACCAAGTTCGCTTGGCTCAAGTTGGTCCGTCAATATGGAAAGCGGCAGCTTGCCTTCGGTTTCTGTACTCTTGGGTCGGGTATCAACCTTTACACCCCAAAGATATTTTGTGGAGGCATGATCAAACTCACCAAACGCAGTCACTATGTTATCGTCACCACCGTTGATCATGATAGTGGCCGTAGTTGGATGGAGAGGTCCGTTATTATTGCTACCGGACACAGTGGTTCTTGATGAAGATAAAATTGAGGACGATGATGAAGCAGTTTGTTGTCAAagtaaaagaagaagaggaatttCCCCAGCTCAACCAGATGTCATCCAGGGACTCTTTACAAGGTCAGAAATGGTTGAAAATGCTAAGTCCTGTTTCCGGGATCCATTTCTCACTTTTGATCAAAGGGGTTCCACTTCTGATATTGCTTCATCTCCTACTTCAACACCAGCTGCCGCACACTAGCTCTTGCCTCTCCATCCCTCCAATTGAACAAGTGGA
It includes:
- the LOC138894137 gene encoding uncharacterized protein, with product MDVISPIEPVSFNGHKFIMVAIDYFTKWVEAASYKAMTKKVIADFVRDRIAFKIKHRNSTAYKPQMNDALEAANKNIKKILRKMMDNYKQLHEKLPFALLG